The sequence CCTCCTGCATTGACCAGGAAATCAGGTGCATAGGTAATGCCTCTATCGAGGAGCACTTGACCATGCTTCTCCTCTACTGCCAATTGGTTGTTGGCGGCACCAGCGATCACCGAACAACGCAATTGCTGCAATGTCTCATCATTGACTGTAGCACCTAGTGCGCAGGGTGCATATATATCCATATCCACACCGTAGATCTCGTCTGGAGCGACTACTTCGACATTCATGCGGTCGGTGATATTCTTTATCAGATCATCGTGGATATCTGTGATGACCACATTGGCTCCTTCTTTATAGAGTTTCTCGACCAGTGTCGTCCCTACGTGACCCACACCTTG is a genomic window of Flavobacteriales bacterium containing:
- a CDS encoding leucine dehydrogenase translates to GLPVTQGGNGDPSPVTAHGVYMGMKGAAKFAFGSDSLAGKRVAVQGVGHVGTTLVEKLYKEGANVVITDIHDDLIKNITDRMNVEVVAPDEIYGVDMDIYAPCALGATVNDETLQQLRCSVIAGAANNQLAVEEKHGQVLLDRGITYAPDFLVNAGGIINCYAEVAGFDKNWSMQEVEKIYDTTQAILKLSRDEGIPAYLAANRMAEERIASVRELSAGH